TGACGATCATCAACGGGGAATCCGACGCCCGCCTGGCCGTGACCGCGGCACGGGCGGGCGCCGCCGTCGTCCGCGACCTGTACGGCGGCCGGCTCGCACGGTACGAGAAGACCGCGGGCGACTTCGCGACCGAGGCCGACCTGGCCGCCGAACGGGCCGTCCTGGACGTGCTGCGCACCGCCCGCCCGGACGACGCCGTCACCGGCGAGGAGAGCGGCCGCAGCGGCGCCGCCGAAGCCCACCGCCGCTGGCTGGTCGACCCGCTGTGCGGCACCCTCAACTACGCCGTGTCCACCATGCTCGTCGGCGTCAACGTCGCCCTGCGGGTGGGCGGTGAGGTCACCGCCGCCGCGACGGCCGACCCGTTCTCCGGCGAGGTCTTCTGGACGGACGGCACCCAGGCCCGGCTGAGCACCGAACACGGCGACGAGGAGCTGACCCCGTCCGCCGCCTCCGCGCTGGTGGACGTCAACCTCGACCCGCCGTTCCCTAACGCCCCCGGCTTCCGGGCGGCACTCCTGCTCGCCGACCCGGGCTTCGCCGAGCGGTTCCGGCCCCGGGTGATCTCCAGCACCCTCGCCGTCGCCTGGGTGGCCGCCGGCCGCCGGGCCGCCTATGTCACCGACGGCCACCTCGCCGACAGCGTGCACTTCGCGGCGGGCATCGCCCTGTGCCGGGCGGCCGGCTGCACGGTGACCGGGCTGTACGGGGAACCGGTGCACACCGGCGCGGGCGGGCTGGTGGCGGCGGCCGACCCGGCGACGCATGCCGCGCTGCTCGAACTGGTGCGGCGGCAGCGGGGCTGACACCTCGTCGAAGTATTTGGCTCCCGAAGGCTTGTCGGCGGCTTGACTCACCACTTAAATCAAAACTTGAACTAAGGAGAGGGGTCGAGCCGTCGACCCCGCAGCCGCTTGGAGCCGCCCCATGAGAACACGTCCCACCCGCTGGAGAGCCCTGGGGGTCGCGATGGCCGCCATGGCCGCGCTCGTCGCCCTGCCCCTCACCCACACCCCGGCCGCCGCCGCCGAAACCCCCCTGTCCCAGGGGAAGACGGCCACCGCCTCCTCCACCGAGAACGCCGGTACCCCCGCCTCCGCCGCCGTGGACGGTGACACCGGCACCCGCTGGTCCTCGGCCGCCACCGACGACCAGTGGCTCCAGGTGGACCTCGGCGCCACCACGTCCGTCACCCGGGTGGTCCTCGACTGGGAGACCGCCTACGGCAAGGACTACAAGATCCAGATATCGCAGGACGCCGGAACCTGGACCGACCTGAAGTCCGTCACCGGTTCCGACGGCGGCACCGACACCCTCGACGTGTCCGGACAAGGCCGCTACGTGCGCCTCCAGGGCGTGCACCGGGCGACCCAATGGGGCTACTCCCTCTGGGAGTTCCAGGTGTTCGGCTCGGCGTCCGGCAGCCAGGCCGGCTGCGGCAGCGCCAACGACGCCCAGGGGAAGCCCGCTTCGGCCTCCTCCACCGAGAACGCCGGCACCCCCGCCTCCGCCGCCTTCGACGGCGACCCCGGCACCCGCTGGTCCAGCCAGGCCGCCGACCCGCAGTGGGTGCAGGTCGACCTCGGCTCCGTGAAGGACATCTGCCAGGTCGCGCTGAACTGGGAGGCCGCCTACGGCAAGGACTTCCAGATCCAGACGTCGAACGACGGACAGAGCTGGAGCACCCTGAAGAGCGTCACCGGCGCCACCGGCGGCACCGCGTCGTACGACGTCAGCGGTTCCGGCCGGTATCTGCGGATCTACGGCACCGCGCGCGGCACCGGCTACGGCTACTCCCTGTGGGAGGTGGCCGTGCACACCACGGGCACCGGCACCCCGCCGGTCGTGGGCGGCGGCGACCTCGGCCCGAACGTCATCGTCGTGGACCCCTCCACCCCCAACCTCCAGCAGAAGTTCGACCAGGTCTTCGCACAGCAGGAGTCGAACCAGTTCGGCACCGACCGCTACCAGTTCCTGCTGAAGCCCGGCACCTACAACGGCATCAACGCCCAGATCGGCTTCTACACCTCGATCTCCGGACTCGGCCTGAACCCCGACGACACCCAGATCAACGGTGACGTCACCGTCGACGCCGGCTGGTTCAACGGCAACGCCACCCAGAACTTCTGGCGTTCGGCGGAGAACCTCGCCATCACACCGTCCCACGGCGACGACCGCTGGGCTGTCGCCCAGGCCGCGCCGTTCCGCCGCATCCACGTCAAGGGCGGGCTCAACCTGGCGCCCAACGGCTACGGCTGGGCCTCCGGCGGCTACATCGCCGACTCGAAGATCGACGGCACCGTCGGCCCGTACTCCCAGCAGCAGTGGTACACCCGCGACAGCTCGATCGGCGGCTGGACCAACGGCGTGTGGAACATGACCTTCTCCGGCGTCCAGGGCGCCCCCGCCACCAACTTCGACACCGGCCCCTACACCACCCTGGACAACACGCCCGTCTCCCGCGAGAAGCCCTTCCTCTACCTGGACGGCTCCGCCTACAAGGTGTTCGTACCGGCCAAGCGCACCAACGCCCGGGGCGTGTCCTGGCCGGCGAACGCGGGCACCTCCATCCCGCTCGACCAGTTCTACGTCGTCAAGCCCGGCGCGACCGCGGCCACCATCAACGCGGCCCTCGCCCAGGGCCTCAACCTCCTGTTCACGCCCGGCGTCTACCACCTCGACCAGACCATCGAGGTCGACCGGGCCAACACCGTCGTCCTCGGCCTGGGCCTCGCCACCCTGGTCCCGGACAACGGCATCGACGCCATGCACGTGGCCGACGTCGACGGGGTCAGGCTCGCCGGCTTCCTCATCGACGCGGGACCGGTCAACTCCGACACACTGCTGCGCATCGGTCCGCCCGGCGCGAGCGCCGACCACTCCGCCAACCCCACCACCATGCAGGACGTGTTCGTCCGCATCGGCGGCGCCGGACCCGGCCTCGCCACCAACTCCGTGGTCGTCAACAGCAACAACGTGATCATCGACCACACCTGGCTCTGGCGGGCCGACCACGGCAGCGGCGTCGGCTGGGACACCAACCGCGCCGACTACGGACTGCGCGTCAACGGCAACGACGTCCTCGCCACCGGCCTGTTCGTCGAACACTTCAACAAGTACGACGTCTACTGGAACGGCGAGCGCGGCCGCACGATCTTCTTCCAGAACGAGAAGGCGTACGACGCCCCGAACGCCGCCGCCATCACCCACGACGGCATCGTCGGCTACGCGGCCTACAAGGTCGCCGACTCCGTCACCAGCCATGAGGCGTGGGGCCTGGGCAGCTACTGCAACTACACGTCCGATCCGTCGATCGTGCAGGCCCACGGCTTCCAGGTGCCCACCGCATCCGGCATCAAGATGCACGACCTGCTCGTGATCTCCCTCGGCGGCATGGGCCAGTACGCCCACGTCGTCAACAGCACCGGCGCACCCACCTCGGGAACCGGCACCGTCCCGTCCAAGGTGACCTCCTTCCCGTGACCTGCCCCTGCCGCCCGGGACGCAACTCCCGCGTCCCGGGCGGCGGTTCGCCGCGGCGAGCCCCCGGCACCGCCCTCACCCCTCGGCGCGGCGCAGGTCCTCCCACGCCCGGCCGTGCAGCCCGGGGTCCCGCAGCACGTCCAGCCCGGTCAGGGCCAGGGCCTCCACGACGGCCAGGAGCACCCGGCGGGCCCGCTCGGAGGCCGCCGCCTCGGCGAACTCCGGGGTGTGGTCGGAGCCGTCCGGGTCCATGATCGCGACGAAGGGATGGATGGCGGGCACCCGCCCGCTGACGTTCCCGATGTCCGACGAGCCCGGACAGACCCCCGGAACCGGCGGGGTGAGCGCGATCCCCGCGTGCTCCAGATGCCCGGCGAACCGCTCGGAGAGCGCCCCGCTGTCCCGGAAGTGCTCGTAACGCACGCTCGCCCGGTCCACGGTGACGGTCGTACCGGTCGCCGCCGGATCGCCTTGCCGCCGCGGCCCTCCTCGCCCGGTGTGCCCACCGCCAGCACCGTCCCCTCGCCGCCCGCCGGCACCGCGTCCGCGACCAGCGCGGCCCCGAGCCCCGCGGCGGCGATCAGATTGTGCCCGCAGGCGTGGCCGAGGCCGGGCAGGGCGTCGTACTCCAGGAGAAACGCCACCGCCGGCCGCCCCCGCCCGGACCGGGCCGTGAACGTGGTCGGCAGATCGGCGGCCTCCCGCCGCACCTCGAACCCCGCCCGCTCCAGCTCGTCCGCGAGCGGCGCCGCGGACCGGTGCTCGGCGAACGCGGTCTCCGGATCGGCGTGCAGCGCGCGGGCGACGGCCCACAAGGCGTCCGCCCGCCGCGCCACCTCCTCCCGGACGAGCCGCGCCTCTTCCTCGGGGGCGGCGCGCCCCACCTGCGGACCGGCAACGTCCTGACCCGACACGGGCTCCTCCAACGGGCTCGCGGGACCTCCTGACGTGCCGCCGGGTTCCACCCGTTCGGGTCCCGACACCGTCCGGGGTGTTTGGAGCGTGTGGCCGGTGCAACACGGTGGTTGCGGCACCGACGGCTCAGGAGGACTGCATGGACCACTCGCGCGCACCCGTACTGGAAGCCCTTGAGGGGTTCCGGCGCCGGGGAGACGTCGTGTTCGGGCCGCCGGGGCACAAACAGGGACGCGGCGCCGACCCCCGGGTCACCGACATCCTCGGCCTGGACGTCTTCCGCTCCGACGTGCTCAGCCTGAACGGCCTCGACGACCGGCGCCAGTCCCAGGGTGTGCTGGAACAGGCCCAGGAGCTGATGGCGGACGCCGTCGGCGCCGAACACGCGTTCTTCTCCACCTGCGGCAGCTCCCTGTCGGTGAAGACCGCCATGCTGTCGGTCGCGGGCCCGGGGGAGAAACTGCTGCTGTCCCGCAACGCCCACAAGGCGGTCATCGCGGCGGTGATCATCAACGGGGTGGAGCCGATCTGGGTCCATCCCAAGTTCGACACCGAACGCCATCTGGCCCATCCGCCCGAGCCCGAGGACGTACGACGGCGGCTGCGCGACCACCCGGACGCCAAGGGCATGCTGCTGATCACGCCGACCGACTGGGGCACCTGCGCCGACATCCGCGGCGTGGCCGACGCCTGTCACGCGGCGGACGTGCCGCTCATCGTGGACGAGGCATGGGGCGCCCATCTGCCCTTCCACCCCGGGCTGCCCGCCTGGGGCATGGACGCCGACGCCGACCTGGTGGTCACCAGCGTGCACAAGATGGGCGGCGCCATCGAACAGAGTTCCGTCTTCCACCTCC
This Streptomyces misionensis DNA region includes the following protein-coding sequences:
- a CDS encoding inositol monophosphatase family protein: MTIINGESDARLAVTAARAGAAVVRDLYGGRLARYEKTAGDFATEADLAAERAVLDVLRTARPDDAVTGEESGRSGAAEAHRRWLVDPLCGTLNYAVSTMLVGVNVALRVGGEVTAAATADPFSGEVFWTDGTQARLSTEHGDEELTPSAASALVDVNLDPPFPNAPGFRAALLLADPGFAERFRPRVISSTLAVAWVAAGRRAAYVTDGHLADSVHFAAGIALCRAAGCTVTGLYGEPVHTGAGGLVAAADPATHAALLELVRRQRG
- a CDS encoding discoidin domain-containing protein; the encoded protein is MRTRPTRWRALGVAMAAMAALVALPLTHTPAAAAETPLSQGKTATASSTENAGTPASAAVDGDTGTRWSSAATDDQWLQVDLGATTSVTRVVLDWETAYGKDYKIQISQDAGTWTDLKSVTGSDGGTDTLDVSGQGRYVRLQGVHRATQWGYSLWEFQVFGSASGSQAGCGSANDAQGKPASASSTENAGTPASAAFDGDPGTRWSSQAADPQWVQVDLGSVKDICQVALNWEAAYGKDFQIQTSNDGQSWSTLKSVTGATGGTASYDVSGSGRYLRIYGTARGTGYGYSLWEVAVHTTGTGTPPVVGGGDLGPNVIVVDPSTPNLQQKFDQVFAQQESNQFGTDRYQFLLKPGTYNGINAQIGFYTSISGLGLNPDDTQINGDVTVDAGWFNGNATQNFWRSAENLAITPSHGDDRWAVAQAAPFRRIHVKGGLNLAPNGYGWASGGYIADSKIDGTVGPYSQQQWYTRDSSIGGWTNGVWNMTFSGVQGAPATNFDTGPYTTLDNTPVSREKPFLYLDGSAYKVFVPAKRTNARGVSWPANAGTSIPLDQFYVVKPGATAATINAALAQGLNLLFTPGVYHLDQTIEVDRANTVVLGLGLATLVPDNGIDAMHVADVDGVRLAGFLIDAGPVNSDTLLRIGPPGASADHSANPTTMQDVFVRIGGAGPGLATNSVVVNSNNVIIDHTWLWRADHGSGVGWDTNRADYGLRVNGNDVLATGLFVEHFNKYDVYWNGERGRTIFFQNEKAYDAPNAAAITHDGIVGYAAYKVADSVTSHEAWGLGSYCNYTSDPSIVQAHGFQVPTASGIKMHDLLVISLGGMGQYAHVVNSTGAPTSGTGTVPSKVTSFP